The following are encoded together in the Sphaerodactylus townsendi isolate TG3544 linkage group LG14, MPM_Stown_v2.3, whole genome shotgun sequence genome:
- the LOC125443257 gene encoding receptor-interacting serine/threonine-protein kinase 2-like, whose translation MSNRVPIISPEDLESITLTRAGFGFILKAFHTPRNTDVALKLLTCKSATDRDLKALLEDVAGIQHVNCERLIPSIGIYHFQGLLGVVTEWMHNGSLHSLIHEHELYLDLPLPLCIRILTDVAEGLGYLHSLEHPILHHSLKPSNVLLDLEYRAKLSDYGFPTWRRQQLRSVLQNSNNRSCWDLHYLSPEILQGGSFSREGDIYSFGMMCWESLSRQKPLEGKKTLLEAVTSVCNRVRPGVEPAFIPSSLPHRNKLIRLIAVCWHPEPSCRPCAADCKELLQDVLGMFSKEMISDAIYNLIHAKDCATDAAKSPVSHGLEIDLRNLEASSLRDENRQTKKITLEAQSLPDIHLKSSTHTQEKEAKQTLHANASPPNTALEKGPPACGSKRQSPPHFLSTLLTLDPSEKVTSSSCRKSEGWQPPQQPVQGPARSPTHSNLPSTWPGCPLTDPCSKGSCCTILACRREPILHFMTEGRLNHILDVLRSQQILSRTDYETITSFSTVTSRARALLDTCLSLGEKAAQTVVGILSGSKCSPLARTR comes from the exons ATGTCCAATCGGGTACCCATCATTTCCCCGGAAGATCTGGAGAGCATCACCCTGACTAGGGCAGGATTTGGCTTCATTCTGAAAGCTTTCCACACACCGCGGAACACTGACGTTGCCTTGAAGCTGCTGACTTGCAAGAGTGCGACAGACAG AGACTTGAAGGCGCTGCTGGAAGATGTAGCTGGCATCCAGCATGTTAACTGTGAAAGGCTCATACCTTCCATTGGCATCTACCACTTCCAAGGACTCCTTGGGGTTGTTACGGAATGGATGCACAACGGATCGCTCCATTCCCTCATCCATGAG cacgaACTCTATCTGGATTTGCCTCTTCCTCTGTGCATAAGGATATTGACAGATGTGGCAGAAGGCCTCGGTTATCTACACAGTTTGGAACATCCCATCCTTCACCACAGCCTGAAACCTTCTAATGTCCTCCTAGATCTTGAGTACAGAGCCAAG CTATCAGATTACGGCTTTCCCACCTGGAGAAGGCAGCAGTTAAGATCTGTCCTACAGAACTCTAACAACAGAAGTTGTTGGGATTTGCATTACCTGTCCCCTGAAATACTCCAAGGAGGTAGCTTCTCTCGAGAAGGTGATATTTACAG TTTTGGAATGATGTGTTGGGAAAGCCTAAGCAGACAGAAGCCACTGGAAG GCAAGAAGACCCTGCTTGAAGCTGTGACTAGTGTCTGCAACAGAGTTCGCCCTGGAGTCGAACCGGCCTTTATTCCCAGCAGCCTGCCTCATCGAAACAAACTGATAAGGCTAATCGCAGTGTGCTGGCACCCAGAACCCAGTTGCAGGCCCTGTGCTGCAG ATTGCAAAGAGTTGCTACAGGATGTTCTTGGTATGTTTAGCAAGGAGATGATTTCTGACGCCATCTACAACCTGATTCATGCCAAG GACTGTGCAACAGATGCTGCCAAAAGCCCAGTTTCTCACGGTCTCGAAATCGATTTGCGCAACTTGGAG GCCAGCAGCCTCCGGGACGAGAACAGGCAGACCAAAAAGATTACTCTAGAAGCACAGAGCTTGCCAGATATCCACCTCaaaagcagcacacacacacaagaaaaagaAGCTAAGCAGACACTTCATGCCAACGCCAGCCCTCCTAATACAGCCTTGGAAAAAG GCCCTCCAGCATGTGGCAGCAAAAGACAGAGCCCTCCTCATTTCTTATCCACTCTACTTACACTGGATCCAAGTGAAAAAGTCACCTCTTCCTCATGCAGGAAGTCCGAGGGTTGGCAGCCCCCGCAGCAACCTGTGCAGGGACCAGCTCGTAGTCCTACCCACAGTAACCTTCCCTCCACCTGGCCTGGATGCCCACTCACAg ATCCATGCTCTAAAGGAAGCTGCTGCACCATCCTAGCCTGCAGGCGAGAACCCATCTTGCACTTTATGACAGAAGGGCGCCTGAACCACATCCTGGACGTCCTGCGCTCCCAGCAGATTTTATCCAGAACAGACTATGAAACAATCACTTCGTTCTCTACTGTGACCAGCCGGGCACGCGCTTTGCTGGACACTTGCCTCAGCCTTGGGGAGAAAGCTGCCCAAACCGTTGTGGGCATTCTGTCTGGCAGCAAGTGCAGCCCTTTGGCAAGAACGCGGTGA